A genomic stretch from Deinococcus sp. LM3 includes:
- a CDS encoding glycosyl hydrolase-related protein, with the protein MYPDPTADEGEHEFSYALFPHVGRWNEAGTVREAFDLNSPLVAVPASGPVPTGGWVSGSGLPVALGALKKAEEDGALIMRLYEPHGARGEARLEIAGLRGAECVNLLEEAPRPLTLTGETVILDLRPYEVVTLRLHFSTGRNGLTPKRERDEVEIRPGRVQVCPS; encoded by the coding sequence ATGTACCCCGATCCCACCGCCGACGAGGGCGAGCACGAATTCAGCTACGCGCTGTTCCCCCACGTGGGGCGCTGGAACGAGGCCGGCACCGTGCGTGAGGCCTTTGACCTGAACAGCCCGCTGGTGGCGGTTCCCGCTTCTGGCCCAGTTCCGACTGGAGGCTGGGTGAGCGGTTCGGGCCTGCCGGTAGCCCTGGGTGCCCTCAAGAAGGCGGAGGAGGACGGCGCCCTGATCATGCGGCTCTACGAGCCGCATGGAGCGCGCGGGGAAGCCCGACTCGAAATCGCGGGACTGAGGGGAGCCGAATGCGTGAACTTGCTGGAGGAAGCGCCGCGGCCGCTCACCCTCACTGGTGAAACGGTCATCCTCGATCTGCGGCCCTATGAGGTCGTGACGCTGAGGTTGCATTTCTCTACAGGCAGGAATGGCCTGACCCCAAAGCGTGAACGGGACGAAGTTGAGATTCGGCCCGGGCGCGTGCAAGTTTGTCCTTCTTGA
- a CDS encoding glycoside hydrolase family 38 C-terminal domain-containing protein, with protein sequence MDFHSTRRSPTLLRLGDPWPQVDQSVAGGPVRFAAEFQVPASFAGRMVELELDVGGEGFVQITSSALTQTLTGGLNEYHRAFRVAGCAMGGEKVRVEIEAVPKGLFGTPNPAPRLTRAHLVAPEAAVQGLLLDLTAVLEAARVLGGLQTGRSPREGTPGNVHEVVPHLLAAAEAALADLEWPSGTSGYLARISHGSAGRSHAGDVWDRLPDLPAPQPLPPEIVAGIERARVALAGHLDRVRALYPPSGRLALSGHAHIDLAWLWPVAETRRKLRRTFHTLLELMDRYPELLFGQSSAQVFAWLEEDDPALLQALQARAREGRFEPVGGMWVEPDCQMTGGESLARQLLYGQRYFKARFGHASTVAWLPDTFGFTSALPQLLLQAGIGGFFTTKLNWNETTVFPYDLFEWEGLDGSRVRAHTFYNPAGRAYNGLVEPLDLLGTWRQFQGQALPLWMGGEEIREPESLFTFGHGDGGGGPASEHLELYARLRDFPALPRLRMSRVDDFFASLPREGLPVWVGELYLEFHRGVLTSQARLKWLNRAAEARLLEAEAFASLAHLAGHAYPAAELEAIWKNTLLNQFHDILPGSSIREVNVVARAELEEVVTRAAGLRDAAVRALTAGENHVGRWAIANSALHDRPLSVLLPGASGAVHDADGQPLPAQPVEGGLLVHAPGRDVSALSLLELRAEPGDTPPVSARVQTRETADGWILGNTLLEVLIGTDGTLHRIYDKQERREVLEGRGNRLIAHFDLPREYDAWDVAPSIEGEGEEIGGVETLELIEAGPLRAALRVTRRWRESRLTQTYRLRADSRRIEIHTRAEWHERRTLVKAVFELKIRTHEAWFETAFGAVSRPTHRNSPGDAARFEVAGHRWADLGESGYGVSLLNDSKYGHSALGGPWR encoded by the coding sequence TCGGTTGCGGGCGGCCCGGTGCGGTTCGCAGCCGAATTTCAGGTGCCTGCCAGCTTCGCGGGCCGGATGGTGGAACTCGAACTCGACGTGGGCGGCGAGGGCTTCGTGCAGATCACCAGCAGCGCCCTGACACAAACGCTGACCGGCGGGCTGAACGAGTACCACCGCGCCTTCCGGGTGGCCGGGTGCGCCATGGGCGGCGAAAAGGTCCGGGTCGAGATCGAGGCGGTGCCCAAGGGACTGTTCGGCACCCCGAACCCCGCCCCGCGCCTGACCCGTGCCCACCTCGTCGCGCCCGAGGCGGCGGTCCAGGGCCTGCTGCTCGACCTCACCGCCGTGCTGGAGGCCGCGCGGGTACTGGGCGGCCTCCAGACGGGACGCAGCCCGCGCGAGGGGACGCCCGGAAACGTCCACGAGGTTGTCCCGCATCTGCTGGCCGCCGCCGAGGCCGCGCTCGCGGACCTCGAGTGGCCCTCGGGCACCTCTGGATATCTGGCCCGGATCTCCCACGGCTCGGCGGGACGCAGCCACGCAGGCGACGTGTGGGACCGCCTGCCGGACTTGCCTGCGCCCCAGCCGCTTCCCCCGGAAATCGTCGCGGGCATCGAGCGGGCGCGCGTGGCCCTGGCAGGACATCTCGACCGGGTGCGGGCGCTCTACCCTCCCAGCGGCCGCCTGGCCCTCAGCGGACACGCGCATATCGACCTTGCCTGGCTGTGGCCGGTCGCCGAGACGCGCCGCAAACTGCGCCGGACCTTCCACACCCTGCTGGAGTTGATGGACCGTTACCCGGAGTTGCTGTTCGGTCAGTCCTCCGCGCAGGTCTTCGCCTGGCTGGAAGAGGACGACCCGGCCCTTCTTCAGGCCCTGCAGGCCCGCGCACGGGAGGGCCGCTTCGAGCCGGTCGGGGGCATGTGGGTGGAACCCGACTGTCAGATGACGGGCGGAGAGTCGCTGGCGCGGCAACTGCTGTACGGTCAGCGCTACTTCAAGGCCAGATTCGGGCATGCCAGCACGGTGGCCTGGCTCCCCGACACCTTCGGCTTTACCTCGGCGCTACCGCAACTGCTCCTCCAGGCGGGCATCGGGGGCTTTTTCACCACCAAGCTCAACTGGAACGAGACGACCGTCTTTCCATACGACCTGTTCGAGTGGGAAGGCCTCGACGGCAGCCGGGTGCGGGCGCATACCTTCTACAACCCGGCGGGGCGGGCCTACAACGGTCTGGTCGAGCCGCTTGACCTGCTGGGCACCTGGCGGCAGTTTCAGGGTCAGGCCCTCCCGCTCTGGATGGGCGGGGAGGAGATCCGTGAGCCCGAGAGCCTCTTCACGTTCGGGCACGGCGACGGTGGCGGTGGCCCGGCGAGCGAGCATCTGGAGCTGTATGCCCGGCTGCGCGACTTCCCGGCGCTTCCGCGGCTGCGAATGAGCCGGGTGGACGACTTCTTTGCGTCCCTGCCCCGCGAAGGCCTGCCGGTCTGGGTGGGCGAGCTCTATCTGGAGTTCCACCGGGGCGTCCTGACCTCGCAGGCACGGCTCAAGTGGCTGAACCGCGCAGCGGAGGCCCGCCTTCTGGAAGCCGAGGCCTTCGCCAGCCTGGCCCACCTGGCGGGGCATGCCTATCCCGCCGCCGAGCTGGAGGCGATCTGGAAAAACACCCTGCTCAACCAGTTCCACGACATCCTGCCCGGCTCCAGCATCCGCGAGGTCAACGTGGTCGCCAGAGCCGAACTGGAGGAGGTCGTCACTCGCGCTGCGGGCCTCCGAGACGCGGCGGTGCGGGCACTGACGGCGGGGGAGAACCATGTGGGCCGCTGGGCCATCGCCAACTCCGCGTTGCATGACCGGCCGCTGAGTGTGCTGCTTCCCGGCGCGTCCGGTGCCGTCCATGATGCGGACGGCCAGCCGCTGCCCGCCCAGCCGGTGGAGGGCGGTCTGCTGGTCCACGCCCCGGGGCGCGACGTGTCCGCCCTGAGTCTGCTGGAACTGCGCGCCGAACCGGGCGACACCCCCCCTGTGTCCGCCCGCGTGCAGACGCGCGAGACGGCAGACGGCTGGATCCTGGGAAACACCCTGTTGGAAGTGCTGATCGGCACGGACGGCACCCTGCACCGGATCTACGACAAGCAGGAGCGGCGCGAGGTCCTGGAGGGTCGCGGCAACCGCCTGATCGCCCACTTCGACCTGCCCCGCGAGTACGACGCCTGGGACGTGGCACCCAGCATCGAGGGCGAGGGCGAGGAGATCGGCGGGGTGGAGACCCTGGAATTGATCGAGGCCGGACCTCTACGCGCTGCCTTACGGGTCACCCGGCGCTGGCGCGAATCGCGCCTCACGCAAACCTACCGCCTGCGTGCCGACTCGCGCCGGATTGAGATCCACACCCGCGCCGAGTGGCACGAGCGCCGCACACTGGTCAAGGCGGTCTTTGAACTGAAGATACGCACCCACGAAGCCTGGTTCGAGACGGCTTTCGGCGCCGTTTCCCGCCCCACCCACCGCAACTCCCCCGGCGACGCGGCGCGATTCGAGGTCGCCGGGCACCGCTGGGCCGACCTGGGGGAGAGCGGCTACGGCGTCTCTCTGCTCAACGACAGCAAATACGGGCACTCGGCGCTGGGGGGACCCTGGCGCTGA